The genomic DNA ACCAGGCTCGATCATCCTGCGACTGGTAAAAATACATCCAGCTTTGGGCCAGCATCCAGGGAAGCCGGGCCAAAGCTGTGCCAAGCTCATCCTCAGCCGCCCGTAAATGCTGTAATTCCTCCGCATATATGCTGGAAGTGGAATCTTTCTGCTGGGGACGCATCCAGTTTAGCCAAAATCGGTAGTACGCGTCTGAAAAATAAGTGCCGTTACGCGATTCTGCCAGCATTTTTCGGCGTAAATAGGCCAAAGTTTCTGCCATGCGTGCTTCTTGCATCGGTTCATTGGTTAGGGCAGGTGTTAGGACGAGCTGGCTCTCAAAATCACGCTCGATCGCTTCTTTAAGCTCATCAGCGGCGATTTGCGTGTAGTATCCCATATAGGAATGGGCGGGATAGCCTGGCATAGGTGACTGAGGCACCAGCTTTTCCAGCACACGCAGATGAGCGTGCAATTCATACAACTGTTCCATGCCGGGTGAAAGCGGCGGCTTCACAGCATATATTGAGGCCAGCGCGCTTTGGGCATATTGGGAATTTTGCGTATTCATGTGGATAAGGGAGATGCACTGATCGAACAGGTCATGCCATTCCGAGACAGGCATATCCGCTATGCGGCTTGCTGTTTTGCTGAGCGTGTTCCTGGCAGCCTGCTTGCGATCCGGTGAAGGAGTGGACCGGGAAGCAGGCGCGGTGGTGCGCACGTCAGATTTGGCAGCCAGCCGGGTGAAGCCCGTTGAATGGGCGTTCACCAACGCATGTACGGAACGCTCCTGCACATTCGCATAATTCAGCAGTACGGCGATCATATGCTTGCAGTTCTTATGAACCGGACATGTACATCGGCTGGCAGCAAAAGCGCTCAAGTGGAGATCCACCTCGTAAAGCTCGCTTCCATCTACGACTGCCGCGATATGGTCGGCGTCAGGCATTGTATATTCTTTTACCTTTCCTTGCTTGAAATATTGAAAGCCGCGTTTAATCGTCACGTCATTAAAATGGTCAGCTACGTTTTGGATAAGCTGCTGCCACTGTATATCATCCATTAGATAGGTTGGTTTCATATGCATTAGTCTCCTAAGAGAGAATAGTCAATCTGATGACAGCTTAACTCTTCCATTATATCAGTTCATGACCGTAAATTGAGGTGGAGGGAGCAGATGGAAAGTTTTCATACGGGCGAATCCAATATATTTTATTTAAGTTTGACAAAAAATAATATAAATTTTGATATATGCTATAGCATATAAAAGGAGGGGTGAAATGGCTAAGTTACTTCTGGCGTTTGAACGCGAATTGCTGATTGTGGAAAAACACGAGTATGACTGGAAAGTATCTACTTTTTTTAAAGGAGCTAATCCGATATCACTTGCCGTCGATCCCCATCAACATCTACTGCGCCACCTTTGATCGCGGACTGTGGACAACATTGGATGGTGGACACTCCTGGGAAGCCATCGATGGCGGTTATCATTTTCAGATGCTGAATAATTTTTCCGGTTTTAATTTGCTCGAATCCTGGTTTTTCCCTCAGCGCCCGCATACTCATCAAAGGTCACTTTTTTGCTTTTAGTAATCAGGGGGTTTATCGTTCGATCGATCACGGCCTGACATGGAGTATCCTAAATGGATTTATACCATTTGACTGGATTTCTTGTTCACCGTACCGATGTGAAAATGACTAATTATTTTATGAAAACCTTAAAACCTTATATCATTACACCGGACCAGCTGGTTGCCATTGCCAGAGATCCGTTTGTAAAAGCCATTCCATCCCTCGTACTATTCGTACTCAATATTGTTGTTGTTTATTATCATTTCATATCTATGTAATTCGCTATGAGAAAATATAAAGCGCCGGGAAAACAATATATCCCCGGCGCTTTGGCTTTTAGATTTCCATTATAGCATTCATATTTTTAGCACCCCAGACCACGATGGACTCAATCAAGGGCACCAGTTCTTTTCCTGCATCAGTAAGCGAATATTCGACGCGTGGTGGTACTTCCATATATTGCTCGCGGTGAATAATACCATATTCTACGAGTTCTTTTAAACAATTCGTCAGTGTTGCGGCTGTAATGCCTTTTAACAGGCGTTTCAGCTCATTATAGCGGATACACTCATGCTCTGCCAGAATTGCCAGAATAGGCAGATTCCATTTGCCACTAATCACATTAAAGGCGAATGTAGCGGGGCACATTTTTTTCAATTCCAGCGAATAACTCATGTATATTCCTCCATTACTATCTTTTTTAATACTTAGTCAAAAAAATAATCGTACTTGTTATAAATAGTATACGTATTAAAATCATACTATAAGCGAATAAGTAATTCACTATATAAAAGTATATTAATGGTATGCATGTGAAACGGACTGCATAACAGATCATTCCGTTGATGCAGCCTGTACAACCAGAGGAGCTGAAATCATGAGTGACAAAAATATGATGTGCGATCTGCAAACCGGTATCTGCGGCGAAGTGGAAGAAGATGTGCAACTGGTAGATTTTAATACACCAGCAAAAAAAATCACTTTGTATTACGCAACTGATCCGATCTGTTCCCACTGCTGGGCACTGGAGCCGGTCCTGAATCGTTTTGTTCTGCAGTATGGTCAGTATTTCAATATTCAGACGATTATGGGTGGACTGCTGCAAAGCTGGCACGGGTTTGCGGATCAGGCTAATGGTATCCAAAAACCGGCCGATGTGGCGCATCACTGGCGGGAAGTAGGCGAACATTCGAGGATGCCTATCGATGGATCATTATGGACAACTAACCCGATTCAGTCCTCGTATCCCCCATCCCGTGTATTCAAAGTCGTGCAGCGCAAACATCCGGTCCATGCGGAACTGCTGCTCCGAAAATTGCGTGAAGCTGTGTTTGTGTTTAATCACAATATTGCGGAAGAGCAGGTGTTGAAGGATATTGTGAATCAAATCGGTTTGGATGGTGCCACCCTTGTGGCTGAAGCAGGTGAAGATGCAGCACAGGGCTGGCTGGAAGAAGATTTTGCTCTAGCTGCCAGTTTGGGTGTACGCGGCTTCCCTACCATCATTATGGTCAATGAAGAAAAACAAGGCGTCAAAATCGTCGGAGCACGCTCATTGCAAACGTATGTGGAAGCACTACAGAAAATTGTCGGTGGGCCACTGACAGCGGCGGAAGTACCAAAATTGACCAATATTCATAACGGGAAGCAGCATCTGTTTGCTAGAGAAATTGAAGTGATGTACGATCTGGTCCCGCAGGACGTAGAGACATTTCTTGCGAATAACCTGCCGCAAGGTACCTATGAAGTTAAACGCATTTTTAACGAACTGTATATTTAATCTTATTTAGGAAGGTGAACGTAATGAGTATTATTCTTCAGGTCGATTTCAAATTTGAAGGACCGTTCGGAAGTACAATGGCTTCCGCTTTTCAGGAACTAGCTTCAGGTATTAATCAGGAAGAAGGATTCAAAATGAAAGTCTGGACCGAAAATGAGGCGAATGGTGAAGCCGGAGGCATTTATTTTTTTGAAGATGAACGCACTGCTCAGCAATACTGGGATATGCATTCCAAACGGCTGGCGAGCTTTGGCGTACACCATGCGAATGCTAAAATATTTCATATAAATAAACAACTTTCCGAGTTGAATCATTTTCCGATCTAATGTTGTTTGTTTATGACCTGGGTAAGATCACAGATAATTAATTATTTTTTGAAAAAATGTCTTGGATAGAAATAAAGCTCTCACTGATATCAGTGAGAGCTTTATTTCTTCAACATTCTTATGCTATGTTGCGTTACCCTGTAGTCTTTTTCTCTTCTTCATCCTCTGATAAAATGTGCCTCCAACATGCTCAGAGAAAGCTCGGCTGTAGTGGCTACCACGATATCTGCACCCTGCATTTGCGAAGGCGTTCCTACACCAACCGCGAACATCCCGGCGCTCTTGATCGCTTGTATGCCCGCCTGAGCATCCTCTATACCGATACAGTCGGCAGGCTGAACGCCCAGATTTGCGGCCCCGGTGAGGAAAATTTCCGGATCAGGTTTGCCATGCCGAATGGCGGTAACATCCACCACACTGTCAAAATAGTGCGTCAGCTCCAGCCGCTCCAGGATAAACGCTGCATTTTTGCTTGCAGAGGCCAGCGCGATGCCGATTCGGGCTTCACGAAGCTCTGTCAGAAGCGAGCGGATGCCTGGTAGTACGTCTGCTGGGGTCACAGCCGAGATGAGCCGCTGGTACTCTGTGTTTTTTCGTGCAGCCAGCTCCAGCTTATCCTTGGCAGTATATGTGCCCGCTTCACCACGCGCCAATATTTTGTCGAGCGACTCCGTGCGGCTGATTCCTTTGAGCTGCTCATTAAATTCCCGATCAAAAGGAATGCCCAACGCCGCCGCCAAGCTACCCCATGCCTGAAAATGATATTCGGCGGTATCTGTAATCACGCCGTCCAGGTCAAAAATCACTGCCTTCATTTGGTTTCCCCCTGTCTGTCCGGTTTATGAAACACTGTTTGTCAGTAACGGCTGCCCATGGGTAATGTGCGTTGGCTGTCCATACAGCTCCAGCGTCAGGGGTTCTCCGTCCAACAGCGTAATAATCACTTCATTTTCCTGTACGAGAATGCTTAGCAAGCGACCGCGATAGTTGATTTTAAATGTATATTTGCTCCAGCCCTGAGGCAGGAAGGGGGCGAAGCTCAATGTTCCGTTATACGTTCTCATTCCGGCAAAGCCCTGCACAATCGCCAGCCAGCTTCCTGTCATGGAGGTAATATGCAGACCGTCCTCGGTATCGTTATTATAATTATCCAGATCCAGACGAGCTGTCCGTTTATACATCTCGACTGCTTTATCCTCCATTTTGAGCTCAGCGGCCAGCACGGCGTGAATCGATGGGGACAGACTGGATTCATGAACGGTCATCGGCTCATAAAATGCAAAATTGCGCGCTTTTTCCTCCAGTGTGAACTGATCTCCGAAGAAATACAGACCTTGCAGCACATCCGCTTGCTTAATGAAGCAGGAACGGAGGATTTTATCCCATGACCATTTCTGATTTAGCGGCAGATGACTTGGATCGAGGGAGGATACAGTCTGCAAATCCTTATCCATAAAGGTATCGTGCTGTACGAATATGCCCCGTTCCTCATCGTAAGGATAGTACATGCGGTCGATGATATCCTGCCAATGCGCAAGCTCATCCGTAGTAACAGCCAGCTTCTCCGATTTCTCTGAAGAAATTTGAGGCAAGACCGATAACGTATATTTTAAAACCCATGCAGCCAGTGTGTTGGTATACCAGTTATTATTGACGTTGTTTTCATATTCGTTCGGTCCGGTAACCCCGTGGATCATATACTGCTGATGGCGATGGGAAAAATGAACTCGATCCGCCCAGAAGCGGCTAATTTCGACGAGTACATTGATTCCATATTCCTGTAAATAGGCCAAGTCGCCCGTATAGTTGGTGTAGTTGTAAATGGCATACGCAATAGCCCCGTTACGGTGAATTTCCTCGAAGGTAATTTCCCATTCGTTGTGGCATTCCACACCTGTAAAGGTGACCATAGGGTACAGTGCGCCTCGCAGTCCTTGCTGGGCCGCGTTATGCTTGGCACCCTCCAGTTGATGGTACCGGTATAGCAGCAGGTTTTTAGTCACGTCGGGATCTGCCAGCGCCAAATACATCGGTACAGCGTAAGCTTCCGTATCCCAATACGTGGCCCCGCCATATTTTTCACCCGTAAAGCCTTTCGGTCCGATATTCAGGCGAGCGTCTTCACCGTAGTACGTAGAGAATAGCTGG from Paenibacillus sp. FSL R10-2782 includes the following:
- a CDS encoding SWIM zinc finger family protein; its protein translation is MKPTYLMDDIQWQQLIQNVADHFNDVTIKRGFQYFKQGKVKEYTMPDADHIAAVVDGSELYEVDLHLSAFAASRCTCPVHKNCKHMIAVLLNYANVQERSVHALVNAHSTGFTRLAAKSDVRTTAPASRSTPSPDRKQAARNTLSKTASRIADMPVSEWHDLFDQCISLIHMNTQNSQYAQSALASIYAVKPPLSPGMEQLYELHAHLRVLEKLVPQSPMPGYPAHSYMGYYTQIAADELKEAIERDFESQLVLTPALTNEPMQEARMAETLAYLRRKMLAESRNGTYFSDAYYRFWLNWMRPQQKDSTSSIYAEELQHLRAAEDELGTALARLPWMLAQSWMYFYQSQDDRAWSLLEEAEKAFPLKISSSQLLLFLHALREAEEWSRLKDGLRHIGPLLHSHRDDHLHDYMNDWDMVLQHLPEAEQEMWDTLVGMLPFAGRMYEEALLAHDKWRLWIDYQLSMRREPLDFRVSVLQPIEKNAPELLLPFYHQAVERYVLEKNRSSYKAAVKLLKRLFKLYKKMKQEPRWELFFATFTSRHSRLRALQEELRKGKLLS
- a CDS encoding helix-turn-helix domain-containing protein, coding for MSYSLELKKMCPATFAFNVISGKWNLPILAILAEHECIRYNELKRLLKGITAATLTNCLKELVEYGIIHREQYMEVPPRVEYSLTDAGKELVPLIESIVVWGAKNMNAIMEI
- a CDS encoding DsbA family protein, which codes for MSDKNMMCDLQTGICGEVEEDVQLVDFNTPAKKITLYYATDPICSHCWALEPVLNRFVLQYGQYFNIQTIMGGLLQSWHGFADQANGIQKPADVAHHWREVGEHSRMPIDGSLWTTNPIQSSYPPSRVFKVVQRKHPVHAELLLRKLREAVFVFNHNIAEEQVLKDIVNQIGLDGATLVAEAGEDAAQGWLEEDFALAASLGVRGFPTIIMVNEEKQGVKIVGARSLQTYVEALQKIVGGPLTAAEVPKLTNIHNGKQHLFAREIEVMYDLVPQDVETFLANNLPQGTYEVKRIFNELYI
- a CDS encoding monooxygenase, producing MSIILQVDFKFEGPFGSTMASAFQELASGINQEEGFKMKVWTENEANGEAGGIYFFEDERTAQQYWDMHSKRLASFGVHHANAKIFHINKQLSELNHFPI
- the pgmB gene encoding beta-phosphoglucomutase, with product MKAVIFDLDGVITDTAEYHFQAWGSLAAALGIPFDREFNEQLKGISRTESLDKILARGEAGTYTAKDKLELAARKNTEYQRLISAVTPADVLPGIRSLLTELREARIGIALASASKNAAFILERLELTHYFDSVVDVTAIRHGKPDPEIFLTGAANLGVQPADCIGIEDAQAGIQAIKSAGMFAVGVGTPSQMQGADIVVATTAELSLSMLEAHFIRG
- a CDS encoding glycoside hydrolase family 65 protein translates to MVYNRLFDVDSWKLTTHTLHTTHLRLQESIMSIGNGYMGMRGNFEEAYSGDHHQGTYISGVWFPDKTKVGWWKNGYPEYFGKVINAMNFIGIGLIINQQEVDLFTAHISDFVQELDMKQGILRRACTVNGQVRITTERFLSITTRELCLIDYRATNIGDQPLTIELIPYLDGNTRNEDTNYDEVFWLEEAREVQEKFISLSTTTIDNPFGIPRFTVNATMGIVTAGQDQQTTEESLLYAARHYQYTVAPGDSAHLQKIVAVTTSRDIEKDALIPQAERLVVEAVNKGYALLKQEHIAAWAGRWEKADVEIEGDTEAQQGIRFNIFQLFSTYYGEDARLNIGPKGFTGEKYGGATYWDTEAYAVPMYLALADPDVTKNLLLYRYHQLEGAKHNAAQQGLRGALYPMVTFTGVECHNEWEITFEEIHRNGAIAYAIYNYTNYTGDLAYLQEYGINVLVEISRFWADRVHFSHRHQQYMIHGVTGPNEYENNVNNNWYTNTLAAWVLKYTLSVLPQISSEKSEKLAVTTDELAHWQDIIDRMYYPYDEERGIFVQHDTFMDKDLQTVSSLDPSHLPLNQKWSWDKILRSCFIKQADVLQGLYFFGDQFTLEEKARNFAFYEPMTVHESSLSPSIHAVLAAELKMEDKAVEMYKRTARLDLDNYNNDTEDGLHITSMTGSWLAIVQGFAGMRTYNGTLSFAPFLPQGWSKYTFKINYRGRLLSILVQENEVIITLLDGEPLTLELYGQPTHITHGQPLLTNSVS